From one Desulfobacterales bacterium genomic stretch:
- the pssA gene encoding CDP-diacylglycerol--serine O-phosphatidyltransferase, translated as MKKKKRFENEKFRRGIYILPNIFTTLNIFSGFYSVVSSINGNYTTAAVAILVAIIFDIMDGKVARATHTTSKFGVEYDSLADLISFGLAPALMIYLWALKPLGRLGWLAAFLFMVCGALRLARFNSHVGTGSGEYFTGLPIPGGAGMNATTVLLFSRFGLQGDQFAVVMLIMLYALSFLMVSTVKYHSFKKPELHNRMNFNVLVAAVLILIFIASQPPIALFLLGVCYVISGPYFSIRTYRNSKQVDTPTQETENPKSHLV; from the coding sequence ATGAAAAAGAAAAAACGTTTCGAAAACGAAAAATTTCGTCGCGGAATATACATACTGCCGAATATTTTTACGACGTTGAATATTTTTTCAGGATTTTATTCGGTTGTTTCATCTATCAACGGGAATTATACAACCGCCGCCGTAGCAATTCTGGTGGCTATCATTTTTGACATCATGGATGGTAAAGTTGCCCGCGCCACTCATACGACCAGTAAGTTCGGGGTCGAGTATGATTCTCTGGCGGACCTGATATCCTTCGGGCTGGCACCCGCATTGATGATATATCTGTGGGCGCTTAAACCATTGGGAAGGCTCGGCTGGCTTGCGGCCTTTCTGTTTATGGTGTGCGGGGCACTTCGATTGGCCAGATTTAACTCGCACGTCGGTACAGGCAGCGGTGAATATTTTACCGGCTTGCCGATTCCTGGAGGCGCCGGTATGAATGCGACCACGGTACTTTTGTTCAGTCGGTTTGGTCTGCAGGGCGATCAGTTTGCAGTCGTGATGCTGATTATGCTGTACGCCCTTTCATTCCTGATGGTCAGTACGGTAAAATATCATAGTTTCAAGAAACCGGAATTACATAATAGAATGAATTTTAACGTGTTGGTTGCCGCTGTACTGATATTGATTTTTATCGCATCACAACCACCTATTGCACTGTTTCTGTTGGGCGTGTGCTATGTCATTTCAGGACCCTATTTTTCCATTCGTACTTACAGGAACTCCAAGCAGGTCGATACACCAACTCAGGAAACCGAAAACCCAAAATCCCATCTTGTATGA
- a CDS encoding phosphatidylserine decarboxylase family protein: MKEFSYPEPSASYAFPVAKAGFPIIFSFAFITLIFAILDFTAMAVISLIITLGICLFFRDPDRVVPNDYGAVVSPADGKIIYIDTVDNSPYYPGHCMKISIFMSVLNVHVNRVPHEGTVKQISYYPGKFFSANLDKASRENEHNAVLVETAGGRDICFVQIAGLIARRIICRIQKGDTLKRGQRFGMICFGSRLDVYLPVDIQLNVSVGNKVRAGHSILGYFK; this comes from the coding sequence ATGAAAGAGTTTTCATATCCGGAACCGTCCGCCTCATATGCGTTTCCTGTGGCAAAGGCAGGATTTCCCATTATATTTTCTTTCGCGTTTATTACGCTGATATTTGCTATACTTGATTTTACCGCCATGGCGGTCATCAGTCTGATAATTACGCTCGGAATCTGCCTTTTTTTCAGGGATCCGGACCGGGTTGTTCCCAACGACTATGGTGCGGTTGTTTCGCCGGCTGACGGTAAAATCATATATATTGACACGGTGGACAACAGCCCGTATTATCCGGGGCACTGCATGAAGATCAGTATCTTCATGTCAGTTTTAAACGTTCATGTTAATCGGGTCCCTCATGAAGGTACGGTTAAGCAGATCAGTTATTATCCTGGTAAGTTTTTTTCAGCCAATCTGGATAAAGCCTCCAGAGAAAATGAACACAATGCCGTTCTGGTTGAGACTGCCGGGGGGCGTGATATCTGCTTTGTCCAGATTGCGGGTCTGATTGCCAGACGAATTATATGCCGGATTCAGAAAGGTGATACGCTCAAACGGGGACAGCGATTTGGCATGATCTGTTTTGGCTCACGGCTTGATGTCTATCTTCCCGTGGATATTCAACTTAACGTGTCCGTCGGCAATAAAGTGCGGGCCGGCCATTCAATTCTGGGATATTTTAAATGA
- the tsaB gene encoding tRNA (adenosine(37)-N6)-threonylcarbamoyltransferase complex dimerization subunit type 1 TsaB: MRILAVDTATPSCSTAVVDQVLLMAEITIASGQSHSRHLLQLIDTVMGLSGIGLSDLEGIAVTAGPGSFTGLRIGISCVKGLAMSTGKPVVGVSSLDALAAQVGVSTHPICALIDARKGETYWARYQYENGILQKQGPEQVSAPGKVMDSVQGPCVFTGNGALLYRKLIVDALGEKACFATRDQCIIRASTVAALGMNRFVNNESDDICTLVPYYIRSSEAGLNFKSA; the protein is encoded by the coding sequence ATGAGGATACTCGCTGTTGATACGGCAACTCCGAGCTGCAGTACCGCTGTCGTGGATCAGGTGCTACTGATGGCCGAGATTACCATAGCCAGTGGCCAGAGCCACTCCAGACATCTGTTACAACTCATCGATACGGTGATGGGGCTTTCCGGAATTGGGCTTTCCGATCTGGAAGGGATTGCTGTCACTGCAGGTCCCGGGAGTTTTACAGGGCTTCGGATCGGAATCAGCTGCGTGAAAGGGTTGGCCATGTCTACGGGCAAACCCGTTGTCGGGGTATCCAGTCTGGACGCCCTGGCCGCACAGGTCGGGGTGTCTACTCATCCGATCTGTGCGCTGATAGATGCGAGAAAAGGGGAAACTTACTGGGCAAGGTATCAATATGAAAACGGCATTCTTCAAAAACAAGGTCCGGAACAGGTGTCAGCGCCGGGAAAAGTGATGGACTCAGTTCAGGGCCCCTGCGTTTTTACGGGAAACGGGGCGTTGTTGTACCGGAAACTTATCGTGGATGCACTGGGGGAAAAGGCATGCTTTGCCACGAGAGATCAGTGCATCATCCGTGCATCGACCGTCGCTGCTCTGGGAATGAATCGATTTGTAAATAACGAGTCTGATGATATATGTACTCTGGTGCCCTATTATATACGAAGTTCTGAAGCCGGATTGAATTTTAAGTCCGCATGA